Proteins from a genomic interval of Ensifer canadensis:
- a CDS encoding glycosyltransferase, with product MAAGLRVDIAVCTFRRPELAETLRSLAAIIVPDGTAIRIIVADNDLQPSAEGLVDALRSEIPFGIDYVHCPASNISIARNACLDNASGDYLAFVDDDETVARDWLVRLLETASATGAEAVLGPVRAEYDLSAPSWMRRGDFHSTRPVWVGGEVITGYTCNVLLDRKTPALAGRRFNLALGRTGGEDTEFFTHMYKAGGRLAYASDALVYEIVPEKRASFQWLAKRRFRSGQTHGRLLAQASAGSGKAVEIVRATAKSGFCAVAILILLASPVARSRYALRAVMHAGVVSGLFGVRELEQYGTSEVAAP from the coding sequence ATGGCCGCCGGCCTTCGGGTCGACATCGCGGTCTGCACGTTTCGCCGGCCGGAGCTTGCCGAAACCCTGCGCTCGCTGGCTGCCATTATCGTGCCGGACGGGACGGCAATCCGGATTATCGTCGCCGACAACGATCTACAGCCAAGTGCCGAAGGTCTTGTCGACGCATTGAGGTCGGAAATTCCCTTCGGGATCGACTATGTGCATTGCCCGGCGAGCAACATCTCGATCGCCCGTAACGCCTGCCTTGATAACGCATCGGGCGACTACCTCGCCTTCGTCGATGACGACGAAACGGTTGCTCGCGACTGGCTGGTGCGTCTGCTGGAGACGGCCTCAGCCACCGGGGCCGAGGCGGTTCTCGGCCCGGTTCGAGCCGAATATGACCTTTCGGCGCCGTCCTGGATGCGCCGCGGTGACTTCCACTCGACGCGACCCGTCTGGGTCGGCGGCGAGGTCATAACGGGCTACACCTGCAACGTCTTGCTCGATCGAAAAACGCCGGCACTTGCCGGCCGGCGTTTCAACCTCGCGCTCGGCCGAACCGGCGGCGAGGATACGGAGTTCTTCACCCATATGTACAAGGCCGGCGGCCGTCTGGCCTATGCGTCGGATGCTCTGGTCTACGAAATCGTGCCGGAAAAGCGCGCCAGCTTCCAATGGTTGGCAAAACGACGCTTTCGCTCGGGCCAGACTCATGGACGCCTGCTCGCACAGGCCTCTGCAGGCAGCGGAAAGGCCGTCGAGATCGTTCGGGCCACCGCCAAGTCCGGGTTTTGCGCTGTCGCAATCCTCATCCTGCTCGCCTCGCCGGTTGCGCGTTCGCGCTATGCCCTGCGTGCCGTCATGCATGCCGGCGTCGTCAGCGGCCTTTTCGGCGTTCGCGAGCTCGAGCAATACGGCACATCGGAAGTGGCGGCGCCATGA
- a CDS encoding glycosyltransferase family 2 protein has protein sequence MNTTDLTSTRSLIVIPCLNEAEHIEALVDKLRPSLAPLNAVILIADGGSTDGTREIVARLAQDDPSVLALDNPKRIQSAAINLAVAEYGSSFDFLIRIDAHGTYPDDYCQKLVDEVIATGADSVVVAMETVGFTPFQKATAYAQNSKLGNGGAKHRLGATSHWADHGHHALMRIAAFKAIGGYDESFSHNEDAEFDYRFRKAGYRIWMTDRTSMVYYPRAKIGPLFRQYFSYGRGRARNVLKHRVAPSLRQLLPLAVAPIAIGALLAVINWVAVVPVVLWAAACIGYGAWMALGQKNPYGPLAAVSAMVMHFAWSAGFWRELLDLRNRRVAP, from the coding sequence ATGAACACAACAGATCTGACGTCGACGCGCAGCCTGATCGTCATCCCCTGCCTCAATGAGGCTGAACATATCGAAGCTCTGGTGGACAAGCTTCGTCCGTCACTGGCGCCACTTAATGCTGTCATCCTGATTGCCGACGGCGGCAGCACCGATGGCACCCGCGAAATCGTAGCGCGACTGGCCCAAGACGATCCGTCCGTCCTGGCGCTCGATAATCCTAAGCGTATCCAGAGTGCCGCAATCAATCTTGCGGTGGCCGAGTATGGCTCATCCTTCGACTTTCTGATCCGCATCGATGCGCATGGCACCTATCCTGATGATTATTGCCAGAAGCTTGTCGACGAAGTGATCGCAACCGGCGCCGACTCCGTCGTCGTTGCCATGGAGACAGTCGGCTTCACGCCGTTTCAGAAGGCGACGGCCTATGCCCAGAATTCCAAGCTCGGAAATGGCGGCGCCAAACACCGGCTCGGGGCCACAAGCCATTGGGCAGACCACGGCCATCATGCGCTGATGCGCATTGCAGCCTTCAAGGCGATCGGCGGTTACGACGAGAGCTTCAGTCACAACGAAGATGCCGAGTTCGACTATCGGTTCCGCAAGGCCGGCTATCGCATCTGGATGACCGACAGAACGAGCATGGTCTATTACCCCCGGGCAAAGATCGGGCCGCTGTTTCGGCAATATTTCAGCTACGGCCGCGGGCGAGCCCGCAACGTGCTGAAGCATCGCGTCGCGCCAAGCCTGCGTCAATTGTTGCCGCTCGCCGTGGCACCGATCGCAATCGGCGCTCTGCTCGCCGTCATCAACTGGGTTGCCGTCGTGCCGGTCGTGCTTTGGGCTGCAGCTTGCATCGGCTACGGAGCCTGGATGGCGCTCGGCCAGAAAAACCCCTACGGCCCGCTGGCTGCGGTTTCGGCCATGGTGATGCATTTCGCCTGGTCCGCCGGTTTCTGGCGTGAGTTGCTCGACCTTCGCAACAGGCGGGTCGCACCATGA